One window of uncultured Methanoregula sp. genomic DNA carries:
- a CDS encoding LysE family transporter yields MNVDFLVMGIIIGFSFAATIGPIGILCIKRTLTEGWMTGFVSGLGAATADFLYACVIGFGLTIISGFLLDHMTWLHIFGGGILVCLGLQTLFTQTSEKLTSENGSGLIRAYYSTFVLTLMNPMTIIMFAGIMAGLGGGITGNNYLSTSLLVIGIFFGSVLWYAILSLGFGSIREKIHSSTLQWINRISGLIIIGFGIAVLGNWI; encoded by the coding sequence ATGAACGTAGATTTCCTCGTAATGGGTATTATTATCGGTTTTTCATTCGCTGCGACGATAGGACCTATTGGGATTTTATGCATCAAACGAACATTAACCGAAGGATGGATGACAGGTTTTGTTTCCGGACTTGGAGCAGCAACCGCTGATTTTTTGTATGCATGCGTAATTGGATTCGGTTTAACGATTATTTCCGGTTTCCTGCTTGACCATATGACATGGCTGCACATTTTCGGAGGAGGTATTCTGGTCTGCCTCGGGCTCCAGACCCTGTTCACCCAAACCTCCGAAAAGCTGACTTCCGAAAATGGAAGCGGTCTCATCCGGGCATATTATTCAACATTCGTACTGACTCTGATGAACCCGATGACCATCATCATGTTTGCAGGGATTATGGCCGGGCTCGGCGGTGGGATTACGGGAAATAATTATCTCTCAACATCTCTACTGGTAATCGGAATATTCTTCGGTTCAGTGCTCTGGTATGCAATCCTGAGTTTGGGTTTTGGTTCGATTCGCGAAAAGATTCATTCCAGTACCCTGCAATGGATAAACCGGATTTCCGGACTTATTATCATCGGATTTGGTATTGCAGTTCTCGGAAACTGGATCTGA
- a CDS encoding nucleotidyltransferase family protein — MTSGGEIREVLRKCLPEIHEKYGVTSIGIFGSYARGEAAPASDIDIIVEFDRPIGWELVDLTDYLESVLHHKVDLVIRRSLHPLIRDTILAEVQYA, encoded by the coding sequence ATGACATCGGGTGGGGAGATACGGGAAGTCCTGCGGAAATGCCTGCCGGAGATCCATGAAAAATACGGCGTGACGTCCATCGGTATCTTTGGATCCTACGCTCGCGGAGAAGCAGCCCCGGCCAGTGATATCGATATCATCGTTGAATTCGATCGCCCGATCGGCTGGGAGCTGGTCGACCTCACCGATTATCTCGAATCTGTTCTCCATCACAAAGTAGACCTGGTTATACGGAGATCCCTTCATCCCCTGATCCGGGATACTATCCTCGCCGAGGTTCAGTACGCATGA
- a CDS encoding DUF86 domain-containing protein, whose translation MTARSPALYLSEIVASMDKIERYVAGLSYDEFILREQTVDAVERNIEKIGEAAAAIPDDVRSRHPEVPWKTIVGLRNKVIHHYFAVDHEVIWQIVTKNIPATKGKIAEILREYSR comes from the coding sequence ATGACCGCCCGGTCTCCCGCATTGTACCTTTCAGAAATTGTAGCTTCGATGGATAAGATCGAACGTTACGTTGCCGGATTATCCTACGATGAATTCATTCTTCGCGAGCAGACGGTCGATGCAGTTGAGCGAAACATTGAGAAGATCGGCGAAGCTGCGGCGGCGATTCCCGATGATGTCAGGAGCCGGCATCCCGAGGTGCCCTGGAAAACGATCGTCGGCCTGAGAAACAAGGTTATTCATCATTATTTTGCCGTAGATCACGAAGTTATCTGGCAGATTGTTACGAAGAATATCCCGGCGACCAAAGGAAAGATTGCCGAGATCCTCCGGGAATATTCACGGTGA
- a CDS encoding alpha/beta hydrolase has translation MNKNHTSILTIALTICLIAMAGCTSTSSAPAQPQVTPSHNYPTVSFNATPVKHVQVNGVSLGYREFGSGEPLLMLAGFGETIDSWNQTFIGILATKYHVYTYDHRGMGYSSDSNGTHTVALYADDAAAIMPALGYDSMNVYGVSMGSSIAQQLVIDHPERVRKLVLDSVSYSVRIPETKTLLGILESVAAPNSTYPAGIRHEAEADLAWNGSWDKLPGIQKSVMMVEGTADVITPDAVAARMTTQINGSWLVRFKGLPHIGSQEAPVEYGMNGLDFLGMNESAPYAAP, from the coding sequence ACCATTGCTCTCACCATCTGCCTCATCGCTATGGCGGGCTGCACAAGTACATCCAGCGCCCCTGCCCAGCCACAGGTCACGCCGTCGCACAACTATCCGACCGTATCGTTCAACGCAACTCCCGTAAAGCACGTCCAGGTCAACGGGGTTTCCCTGGGATACCGGGAATTCGGATCCGGCGAACCGCTCCTGATGCTTGCGGGATTCGGCGAGACCATCGATTCCTGGAACCAGACGTTCATCGGCATCCTTGCTACGAAATACCATGTCTATACCTACGACCACCGGGGAATGGGATACAGCAGCGACAGTAATGGGACGCATACCGTTGCCCTGTACGCTGATGACGCTGCCGCGATCATGCCCGCTCTCGGGTATGACAGCATGAACGTGTACGGCGTCTCCATGGGATCTTCGATCGCCCAGCAACTGGTCATCGATCACCCCGAACGCGTCCGGAAACTGGTCCTCGATTCCGTTTCCTACAGCGTCCGTATCCCCGAAACAAAAACACTGCTTGGCATTCTCGAATCGGTTGCCGCTCCCAATTCAACCTATCCTGCGGGGATACGGCATGAAGCTGAAGCGGACCTCGCCTGGAACGGGTCATGGGACAAGCTGCCCGGCATCCAGAAGAGTGTCATGATGGTTGAAGGTACGGCCGATGTCATTACGCCCGATGCAGTTGCAGCCAGGATGACCACGCAGATCAACGGCTCGTGGCTCGTGCGGTTCAAGGGACTTCCGCATATCGGGTCCCAGGAGGCACCGGTCGAGTACGGGATGAACGGGCTCGACTTCCTGGGGATGAACGAGTCAGCGCCATACGCAGCGCCATAA